A genomic window from Thunnus maccoyii chromosome 2, fThuMac1.1, whole genome shotgun sequence includes:
- the LOC121908995 gene encoding BUB3-interacting and GLEBS motif-containing protein ZNF207-like, with the protein MGRKKKKQMKPWCWYCNRDFDDEKILIQHQKAKHFKCHICHKKLYTGPGLAIHCMQVHKETIDSVPNAIPGRTDIELEIYGMEGIPEKDMQERRRTLEQKSQESQKKKSNNQDDSDEDDDDDEAGPSVQQVAGIQPQPGYAAPMAQPGIPPVAGAPGMPPGGYQGMPPMMPGVPPMMHGMPPGMHGMPPGMMPMGGMMPPMMPGMPGIPPGMPPHMAPRPGMPHMAPAPAAGVIPSRPAVPAAQPAITKPLFPSAAQAQQSASGAAASNSHSTASSSDPPKATFPAYTQPSVSSSSSTSSSNPSSSTVAKPPATVTSKPATLTTTSATSKLIHPDEDISLEEMRSQLPRYQRLIPRPGQAHAAAPPVAAVGGMMPPQQGLPPQQPGMRHPMHGQYGAPPQGMPSYMPGGMPPYGQGPPMVPPYQGGPPMGMRPPVMSPAGRY; encoded by the exons ATGGGacgaaaaaagaagaagcaaatgAAGCCATGGTGCTG GTATTGCAATCGAGACTTTGATGATGAGAAGATCCTCATTCAGCATCAGAAAGCAAAGCATTTTAAGTGTCACATTTGCCACAAAAAGTTGTACACTGGCCCGGGCTTGGCTATTCATTGCATGCAG GTACACAAAGAGACGATTGACAGTGTACCAAATGCAATTCCTGGAAGAACAGACATCGAGCTGGAGATTTACGGCATGGAGGGAATTCCAGAGAAAGACATGCAGGAAAGAAGACGAACGTTAGAACAGAAATCACAAG AGagtcaaaagaaaaagtcaaacaatCAGGACGATTCTGATGAGGACGATGACGATGATGAAGCCGGACCGTCGGTTCAGCAGGTTGCTGGTATCCAGCCCCAGCCAGGCTACGCGGCTCCGATGGCTCAGCCTGGGATACCACCTGTGGCTGGTGCACCTGGGATGCCTCCTGGCGGATATCAAG GAATGCCTCCTATGATGCCAGGTGTTCCTCCCATGATGCACGGCATGCCTCCTGGTATGCATGGAATGCCACCAGG CATGATGCCAATGGGAGGGATGATGCCTCCAATGATGCCAGGGATGCCTGGTATTCCCCCAG GAATGCCACCTCACATGGCTCCGAGGCCAGGGATGCCCCACATGGCTCCAGCCCCCGCAGCAGGAGTGATACCCAGTCGACCGGCAGTACCAGCAGCCCAGCCCGCCATCACCAAACCTCTCTTCCCCAGTGCAGCACAG GCCCAGCAGAGCGCTTCAGGAGCCGCAGCCTCAAACTCCCACAGCACAGCCTCCTCCTCCGACCCACCCAAAGCAACATTCCCTGCGTACACCCAGccctctgtctcttcttcctcttccacttCTTCTTCTAATCCTTCTAGCAGCACTGTGGCCAAACCCCCAGCCACAGTGACCAGTAAGCCTGCCACCCTCACCACCACGAGTGCAACTAGTAAGTTGATCCACCCTGATGAGGATATCTCACTG GAGGAAATGAGGTCCCAGTTACCCCGTTACCAGCGTCTTATACCCAGGCCGGGCCAGGCCCATGCGGCTGCTCCCCCAGTGGCGGCCGTGGGCGGCATGATGCCCCCGCAGCAAGGCCTGCCACCTCAGCAGCCTGGCATGAGGCATCCCATGCATG GTCAGTATGGTGCTCCTCCTCAGGGCATGCCAAGCTACATGCCTGGAGGGATGCCTCCATATGGGCAGGGTCCTCCTATGGTGCCCCCTTACCAGGGAGGCCCTCCCATGGGCATGAGGCCGCCTGTCATGTCTCCGGCTGGACGCTACTGA